The window GCGCCCCAGAAAGCATACAAATTCTTACCGTTTGGGTTTTCCATTCGAGTACCCATCTCCAGTCGGTACGCTTGCATCAAATCAAATGGTCTCAATACTCCGTAGAGTCCAGACAAAATCCGTAAGTGATTTTGAAGATAATTAGATTGAGTATGACTTAATTGTTGCGCTTGTAAGCCCTCATAAACATCACCATTAAAAGCCAAAATAGCCTGCTTAACTTTGTCCGCCTTTGGTAAACGCGTCCAATCTTGAAAGCGATCTACATTTAATTGTGCTAACGCAGGAGAAATATCCATCAACTGCGCCAACTGATCTACTTTGTATTTTTTAGCTACTTTAATTAATTCTGCCGCCTCGTCCATTAATTCTGGATGAGTCACAATTTTACTTTTTACAGGCGTATCGTAGTCTAGGCTTTTGGCAGGAGATAATATAATGAGCATAATAATTTAAAGAAAGATGATTACCTCAATGATACCTAAGCGTGTGGTTCTTGACACTAATGTGTGCCTAGATTTGTTCGTATTCCATGATCCAAGATGGACTGCATTATTAGAGGGATTAAAGGATGGCAGCATCAAGGCAGTTACAAGGGAGGATTGCAGGCAAGAGTGGCTAGTCGTGCTGACCTACCCTCATCTGCCAATTAAAGAAGATCAGCGTAGCTCTATTATTTCGAGCTTTGATGCACTAATCGAATTGCAAGCTGGGATGGAACAAGTCAACATACGACTACCAATTTGTAGCGATAAGGATGACCAAAAATTCTTGGAAATTGCGAGGGATGCAAAAGTGGACGTGCTTATAACAAAAGATAAGGCTTTATTAAAACTAGCTAGAAAAGCGATCCAAGCCGGTTTATATCAAATCGAAACACCTGAAAAATTTTTGCTCCGCTTACAAACAACTTTTAAAGATAATTAACAATTTCCTCACCTTGTTTTTACTCGATGATTTGCAACAACCAAGAATGATCGATGCATTGTTAATATCGTTATCGGACGTATGTGTGTTGCAGAGTGTTGTAATAACGCTTGCAACTAATCCGTCAAGTGAAATCAATCGGTAAAAACGTGAATAAAAGATGACAAGTTTTATTTCCTAGAGTTATTCTAAGCTCATGTAAGTCCTGTTACTATGGCATGAAGGGGCGTGATTGTAATTATTCATTCGTCACGCGAAATTTGATCTGTATGAGATACCATGATATTTGTGAATACCGTCACAAAACTATCAAAGCGATTATGGAGAATAGAGGACTATGACCGATTCAGCAGATGATCTGGACGCATTATTCGAAGAAATGGCCAATCAACGCGTAGAGGCCGTTCCCCCGCCTCCCGCAGCAAGTGCACAAGGAACTGCTGACACAGCAGAAGTTGAAGATCCATCGCTAGCACTTAAAAATAAATTCCAAAGTACTGAAGATCAATCCGCCAAACCGATGTTTGACCGTCTGGGTGGTTTAGTGCGCATGATGCACGACTCCATGCGAGAACTTGGTTATGACCGTTCACTTTCTGACGTTGCCTCACAAATCTCTGATGCTCAAGGCCGACTAGAATATGTCGCGTCTCTCACAGAACAAGCAGCTAATAAAGTGCTGAATGCAACTGATGCAGGCATGCCAGAACAAGACGCTTTGGCAAAAGGAGCAAAAGATATCGATACCCGCTGGGCGAGCGTTTTCGCAGGCAAATTAAGTATC of the Undibacterium sp. 5I1 genome contains:
- a CDS encoding protein phosphatase CheZ gives rise to the protein MTDSADDLDALFEEMANQRVEAVPPPPAASAQGTADTAEVEDPSLALKNKFQSTEDQSAKPMFDRLGGLVRMMHDSMRELGYDRSLSDVASQISDAQGRLEYVASLTEQAANKVLNATDAGMPEQDALAKGAKDIDTRWASVFAGKLSIDDFKILANDSKTFANTVIASTDAEKARLLDIMMAQDFQDLTGQLIKKVLIITQAVERELAQILIDNAPVELKEKAIELMEGPSVPNAALEQDDVDNLLDSLGF
- a CDS encoding putative toxin-antitoxin system toxin component, PIN family, with amino-acid sequence MIPKRVVLDTNVCLDLFVFHDPRWTALLEGLKDGSIKAVTREDCRQEWLVVLTYPHLPIKEDQRSSIISSFDALIELQAGMEQVNIRLPICSDKDDQKFLEIARDAKVDVLITKDKALLKLARKAIQAGLYQIETPEKFLLRLQTTFKDN
- the yaaA gene encoding peroxide stress protein YaaA codes for the protein MLIILSPAKSLDYDTPVKSKIVTHPELMDEAAELIKVAKKYKVDQLAQLMDISPALAQLNVDRFQDWTRLPKADKVKQAILAFNGDVYEGLQAQQLSHTQSNYLQNHLRILSGLYGVLRPFDLMQAYRLEMGTRMENPNGKNLYAFWGAKVTETLNQVLSEQKNKVLLNLASEEYFKVVQPTMLNGSVVTPIFQDWKNGKYKIISFYAKRARGLMARYCALNKIQNPEKIKTFDFEGYSFNQEESDSQHWVFRRKLES